From the genome of Miscanthus floridulus cultivar M001 chromosome 10, ASM1932011v1, whole genome shotgun sequence, one region includes:
- the LOC136489292 gene encoding wall-associated receptor kinase-like 1, which yields MMLCAALLFSLVIVWSPVETSSTTVLAASGSIMAGGNRTSLDGCPTSCGNLTFAYPFGVGANCSRGPDFSLICDDDASRSPKLFLRDGITEVVESIEVNIAGWYQDVVLVSIWRAIPMNSGVRVYNMSLETPGRSFSFDTSATFSVTGCDLDVYWIDQMTSRPVFGCSTWCPGSEEIITEVAASYNCSGMGCCSVLVQDVFQISIQLSFVHRKSSSIGASRSSNRNSLLRDRITVVTSNSTLLFWNIVDQPNCASAEKNRTEYACISATSHCNDDTTFGFGYTCECEPGFTGNAYIIDGCTDDNIGYNPKGNRANCTRHCGNIDVPFPFGLEDGCFAMENFRLFCTNATSSAVLQLAPHRDVIISLQINEGILTYTEEIMNAPGFNIFYGYGLTSSSMQWVIANLSCAKAKQNTSGYACVSINSRCVEVNTSDGYYFGYRCKCTDGFQGNPYIRSGCQDIDECLQQDICKGRLCSNIEGSFKCIECPRKTIYDQANNQCTRTKQQVLLIGIIIGLSGGFSIVLLAVLALFLLRRWRRNIQKQLRRTYFQKNQGLLLEQLTSPDKTNIFSLEELEKATNNFDPTRIIGHGGHGMVYKGILSDQRVVAIKKSLVIEYSEIKQFINEVAILSEINHRNIVKLFGCCLESEVPLLVYDYISNGSLTQVLHDESRNDVSLSWNDYIRIATEAAGALSYLHSAASISVFHRDVKSSNILLDGNYTAKVSDFGASRLVPVDQTHIVTNVQGTFGYLDPEYFYTRQLNAKSDVYSFGVVLLELLVRKKPIFTSNSGLVQNLSNYFLEALKERGITDIVDPQVAQEATKEEISSIASIAEMCLRLRGEERPTMKQVEMELQILRKKQVSTCQSSPENEQQNETILLTRRAKATCQAFATEPGQGANLPLEHNQRCYSLEEEFMESATLPR from the exons ATGATGCTTTGTGCGGCACTATTATTCTCTCTGGTGATTGTTTGGTCTCCAGTAGAGACGTCGTCGACCACCGTGCTAGCAGCCTCCGGAAGCATCATGGCCGGAGGAAACAGGACGTCGTTGGACGGCTGCCCGACGAGCTGCGGCAATCTGACCTTCGCCTACCCATTCGGCGTCGGAGCGAATTGCTCCCGGGGGCCCGATTTCAGCTTGATCTGCGACGACGACGCCAGTCGGTCCCCGAAGCTCTTCTTGCGAGATGGCATCACCGAGGTGGTCGAGAGCATCGAAGTTAACATCGCCGGCTGGTATCAGGACGTCGTCTTGGTCTCCATCTGGCgtgccatccccatgaactccgGTGTACGCGTTTACAACATGTCCCTGGAAACCCCTGGGAGGTCCTTCTCATTTGACACCTCTGCAACATTCAGTGTGACAGGCTGCGACCTGGATGTGTACTGGATCGATCAGATGACCAGCAGGCCTGTGTTTGGTTGCTCAACTTGGTGCCCCGGCAGCGAAGAAATAATCACGGAGGTGGCGGCTAGCTACAACTGCAGCGGCATGGGATGCTGCTCTGTTTTGGTGCAAGACGTTTTCCAGATATCTATTCAGCTCAGTTTCGTCCACCGGAAAAGCAGTAGCATCGGCGCCTCCAGATCTTCTAACCGGAACTCTCTATTGCGGGATAGAATCACCGTTGTTACCAGTAATTCCACCCTGCTCTTTTGGAACATCGTCGACCAACCCAACTGTGCTTCCGCCGAGAAGAACCGGACAGAGTATGCTTGTATATCAGCAACCAGTCATTGCAACGACGACACAACATTTGGCTTTGGCTACACCTGCGAATGCGAACCAGGCTTCACAGGCAACGCCTACATTATTGACGGTTGCACCGACGACAATATTG GGTATAATCCAAAAGGAAACAGAGCTAACTGTACCCGTCACTGTGGAAACATCGATGTGCCATTCCCATTTGGCTTAGAAGATGGTTGCTTCGCTATGGAAAATTTTCGCCTCTTCTGCACAAATGCGACATCATCAGCTGTCCTCCAGTTGGCACCTCATCGGGATGTGATCATCAGTCTCCAAATTAACGAAGGGATACTTACCTACACTGAAGAAATAATGAATGCGCCcggttttaatattttttatggtTATGGTTTGACAAGCAGCTCTATGCAATGGGTTATTGCTAATCTAAGCTGTGCTAAAGCTAAACAGAATACATCTGGGTATGCTTGTGTGAGTATCAACAGCAGGTGTGTGGAGGTGAACACATCTGACGGCTATTATTTTGGATACCGCTGCAAATGCACAGATGGCTTCCAAGGGAATCCGTACATTCGGAGTGGTTGTCAAG ATATTGATGAGTGCCTTCAGCAAGACATTTGTAAGGGCAGACTGTGCAGTAATATAGAAGGAAGTTTCAAGTGCATTGAATGCCCTCGAAAGACGATATATGATCAGGCAAATAACCAGTGTACTAGAACAAAGCAGCAGGTTCTGCTCATAG GTATTATTATCGGACTTTCGGGAGGCTTCAGCATCGTACTCCTGGCCGTCCTTGCATTATTTCTTCTCCGTAGATGGAGAAGAAACATTCAAAAGCAACTACGGAGGACTTATTTCCAGAAGAACCAAGGTCTTCTTTTAGAACAGTTGACGTCGCCTGACAAAACAAATATTTTCTCTCTTGAAGAGCTAGAAAAGGCAACAAATAACTTTGATCCCACACGTATCATTGGACATGGTGGCCATGGGATGGTCTATAAAGGCATTTTATCTGACCAACGTGTTGTTGCAATAAAGAAGTCTCTAGTCATTGAGTACAGCGAGATCAAGCAATTCATCAATGAAGTTGCAATACTTTCTGAAATAAATCACAGAAACATCGTGAAGCTATTTGGATGTTGTCTCGAATCTGAGGTTCCATTGCTAGTATATGATTATATTTCCAATGGATCATTGACTCAAGTTCTCCATGATGAATCACGAAATGATGTTTCTTTGTCTTGGAATGATTACATAAGAATCGCCACGGAAGCTGCAGGAGCTTTATCATATCTCCACTCAGCAGCTTCAATATCAGTCTTCCATCGTGATGTGAAGTCCTCTAATATACTCTTGGATGGTAACTACACAGCAAAAGTTTCAGACTTTGGCGCTTCAAGATTGGTTCCAGTTGATCAAACACACATTGTTACGAATGTACAAGGTACATTTGGTTACTTAGATCCGGAGTATTTCTATACGAGGCAACTAAATGCGAAGAGTGATGTGTATAGTTTTGGGGTGGTACTTCTAGAGCTGCTTGTTAGAAAGAAGCCTATTTTCACAAGTAACTCAGGCTTGGTTCAGAACTTGTCAAACTACTTTCTTGAGGCATTGAAAGAGAGAGGAATCACTGATATAGTTGATCCTCAAGTTGCCCAGGAAGCAACCAAGGAGGAGATCAGCAGCATCGCCTCCATTGCGGAGATGTGCTTAAGATTACGTGGTGAAGAAAGGCCTACAATGAAGCAAGTGGAGATGGAATTACAGATTTTACGAAAGAAGCAGGTGAGCACTTGCCAAAGCAGCCCAGAAAATGAGCAGCAAAATGAAACAATATTGCTAACTCGAAGAGCTAAAGCTACTTGCCAAGCATTTGCCACAGAACCAGGTCAGGGAGCCAATTTACCACTGGAACACAACCAGCGATGTTATAGTTTAGAGGAAGAGTTCATGGAATCTGCCACCCTACCACGCTAG